A stretch of Ipomoea triloba cultivar NCNSP0323 chromosome 11, ASM357664v1 DNA encodes these proteins:
- the LOC115997608 gene encoding F-box protein At3g07870-like: MEELSSDVIIKTLSMLPIMPLVRCRFVCKSWLNLTHDPHLIDTHLSFSSENEAHFGLILKTSAPIGRALSQSNLFLVANDGADDLYKCVNVSFSLPSFSTYEIMGSCNGLLCLFNPISKHLTHIFNPCTREYMVLPSPQRAPELIVDVVVGFGFLAEQKEYKLVEVVYYGSELVGEGVLWCKVNLYTLGDKSWKSLGYCPYSLCGRGCSEAFVNGALHWVSDGYDDGAGLVSHIVAFDLARESFEVVPHPEFDSGRLNYTLGVLRGCLSATKCKFRDYVEIWVMKSYGVKESWTKCLKIVCDEVGLIIGAVRPLFFQKNGEILLQHGGILLSYNPLTKKLREVRVSGMPRSFKAFVHVGSLVLPCSLVGK; the protein is encoded by the coding sequence ATGGAGGAGCTTTCGAGCGATGTGATCATCAAAACGCTATCGATGCTGCCGATCATGCCGCTTGTACGGTGCAGATTCGTCTGCAAATCCTGGCTCAACCTTACGCATGACCCGCATCTGATCGATACGCATCTCTCATTTTCATCCGAAAACGAGGCCCATTTTGGTCTCATCCTCAAAACCTCCGCCCCAATTGGCCGGGCCCTTTCCCAGAGCAATTTGTTCTTGGTGGCAAACGATGGAGCTGATGATCTCTACAAGTGTGTGAATGTTAGCTTCTCTTTGCCCTCTTTTAGCACTTATGAAATTATGGGTTCTTGTAATGGATTGCTGTGTTTGTTTAATCCAATTTCTAAGCATTTGACTCATATATTTAATCCTTGCACTAGAGAGTATATGGTTTTGCCCAGCCCCCAAAGGGCTCCAGAGTTAATTGTTGATGTAGTGGTAGGGTTTGGGTTCTTGGCAGAACAAAAGGAATATAAATTGGTAGAAGTGGTTTACTATGGGAGTGAATTAGTTGGTGAAGGTGTTTTGTGGTGTAAGGTTAATTTGTATACTCTGGGTGATAAGTCCTGGAAAAGTCTTGGCTATTGCCCTTATTCACTTTGTGGTAGGGGGTGCTCTGAGGCCTTTGTGAATGGAGCTCTTCATTGGGTTAGTGATGGTTATGATGATGGTGCAGGGCTAGTTAGTCACATTGTTGCCTTTGATTTAGCGAGAGAATCGTTTGAAGTTGTGCCACACCCTGAGTTTGATTCGGGGAGGTTGAACTATACTTTGGGTGTGTTACGGGGATGTCTTTCGGCCACAAAGTGCAAGTTCCGGGATTACGTTGAGATTTGGGTGATGAAGAGTTATGGGGTGAAGGAATCATGGACCAAGTGTTTGAAAATAGTTTGTGATGAGGTAGGGCTGATCATTGGAGCTGTCAGGCCGCTGTTCTTTCAGAAAAATGGCGAGATTTTGCTTCAACATGGTGGGATTTTGCTCTCGTATAATCCTTTAACTAAGAAATTAAGAGAGGTTCGTGTTTCTGGAATGCCCAGGTCATTCAAGGCGTTTGTTCATGTTGGAAGCCTTGTTTTGCCTTGCTCACTGGTTGGCAAGTGA